The sequence TTTTCGCACAACCATATATTTGTTGGTTGACTCTCGGAGATCCAAGAGAAAGAAGAGTTTAGTGGTTAACACtgtagacaattaaatttgtcTAGCTTAAATTTATGGAAAATGccaaaagaagtatatatattaaatatcaataaaaaaaataattgactatttatttatagaaaattaaattcctacaaaaaaaaataaatagttaattaaattgatattttaatatattttgtgatcaaatcaagattGCATCTTACAAAAATGGAatgaaatactaatatttttagtatttcaaatcaaatcttgaatcaaatgaaagaaaatactaatatttttagtatttaaaatcaaatattgtgATTAATAGAAAATAATCACCAAATGAATCATGAGGAGCCAATCAAATTGCGACACCTCACCAAATGGAAATGGAAACATTCTGCATCCTTcacctataaatagaaggcagATGACCAAGAAGAAAAACACACAACACAGAAGACTGAAAAAAAGGAGTAGaataattcaatatttttctctcaagtcatcttcaagaagttcaaggaaATCAACGAAGATCAAGGCGAAATTCAAggcgttcttcatcaaattcattaaattcaagaagatcaagGCGTGATTCAAAGAATTAATTGCGTTATTCTTCAAACACatttaaattcattcaaatccaagaatatttcgttcttcatcaaattcaagatcaACAAAATTCAAGGCGTGATTCAAGGCATTCATCGCGTTCTTCCCAAATTTTGAAGGTTAATTCGATAACAAGGTGTGAACCCATCGAATTAACGTTATCAAGATATCAAATCATCTTCCAAGAAGATCAAACACTCAAGAAATTCACATTTCACAAGAAATTGTCATTGAAGAGAAAAATCAAGGGATTATCTAGAGATTGTATTCACTAATCTTTATTTAAATCACTTTGTATCAATtttctatttcttaattttaagaaataaaaaaatttgcgcTACAAATTTTGGAACGCCCAGTGGGACCATCTctacccttcatcttttctcttcGCCAAAAGTTCTAAGTAATCATGTCCACCAATAACAAGATCTCAACTGAAAGTCTTGGAGTCGTCACAAGAAGTATGTCGAAGAAATCTTCTGAGCAAGCTCGTTTCTTAGAAACCCATCAAAACTCGCACATAGCACCAGTAATGGTGACAAATGCCTCAACTTTAGAAGATCAAATAGCAAATCTGACGAAGGCAATTGAGGGACTCTCGAGACATGTTCAAGATCAAAACTCCCAAATCATGAAGTTGATGGAAAAGATAGACCATACTGATGCAAGTCACATGGACAAACAAGGTGAAACTAACGATGAAACTGAATCATCGTTGAAGAAAAAAGGAAAGGAACATActaaagatttaaatttttcaCCTGATGGGTCAGTTCCTGTAGACCAATTAAAAGACTTCATCATGGGTACTATCAAAGAAAAACTTGACGGAAGCTCCAAGTCATCTCTCACATATGCCAAGCCTTACTCGCAAAAGATCGATGACTTGAGGATGCCCCCTGGTTACCAGCCTCCAAAGTTTCAACAGTTCGATGGCAAGGGAAATCCAAAACAACACGTGGCTCATTTCATCGAGACATGTAACAATGCTGGAACATACGGAGATTATCTGGTCAAACAATTTGTTCTCTCACTAAAAGGAAATGCGTTTGACTGGTATACTGATCTGGAGCCATGCTCGATTAATAGTTGGAATCAGGTAGAACAAGAATTTCTCAATCGCTTCTATAGTACTCGACGAATAGTTAGCATGATCGAGCTGACAAACTCACGACAGTGGAAAGAAGAGCCTGTCATTGACTATATCAATCGTTGGAGAAATTTGAGTCTTAACTGCAAAGATCGATTGTCGGAATCTTCTGCCATTGAGATGTGCATCCAAGGTATGCATTGGGGGCTTCGATACATCCTTCAAGGAATTCAGCCAAAGACATTCGAGGATCTAGCTACTCGAGCTCATGACATGGAATTAAGTATGGCTGCAAGTGGAGCAGAGGGACATCCAGCTCATGAATCTCATAAAGCAAAAGAAAAGGAAGGCTTCAAGAAAGGAGGCAAGCCTTTCACAAAGACCCCGACCAAAGAATCGATGACAGTTAATGCCACACTTGTCAAAGTCAAGGGAAATATAAATGATAAAAGCAATGGAAAGAAAGAGATATATCAGGAAAGAGGGCAAAAAAAGTTGAGTTTAAAGGAAATGCAATCAAAACAGTACCCTTTTCTCGACTCTGATGTATCGGGGATATTTGATGATTTGGTCAAAGCAAATTTGATTGAATTACCAGAACTGAAGCGACCTGAAGAAGCTACACGAGTGGATGACccaaaatattgcaaatatcACCGGTTGATCGGGCATCCTATTCATGATTGCTTCATATTCAAGGATAAAATCATGCAGTTGGCTCGCCAAGGAAAAATATCACTTGAAGAGGATAATGTGAATGTCAATCAAATCGAAATACATAACAATGATGGTGCATCATGCTACGTAACAGGTTTACAAGGAAGTCTCTTCAACCAGATCGATCAGTCCGAAAATAAGAAAGATTGTGTAGCGACCTTAGCATTCACTGACGAAGATCTACCATTTGGTTCTGACTTTCACAATCGGCCTTTATTTGTCACGGGATATAGTCGCGAGCGAAAGGTGAATAGGATATTAATTGATGGAGGCTCTGCAGTTAATATTATGCCTTTGCGCACgatgaaggagttgaatattGCCACAGAAGAACTCGCAAATAGTCGCTTGATGATCCAATGATTCAATCAAGGAGGACAAAGGGCTCTCGGGGCCATAAGATTAGAACTAATAATGGATGACATGACCTCAAGTGCATTCTTCCATGTCATAGACTCCAGGACATCATACAACATGTTGCTTGGTCGACCATGGCTTCACGAAAATGGGGTAGTTCCTTCTACATGGCATCAATGTTTTAAATACTGTCAAGATGGGGTGGTAAGAAAAGTACTTGGAGATGATAAACCATTTACCGAGGTCGAATCACACTTTGCCGATGCCAAGTACTATTTTGAGAATGAGAAGACATCAAGAATCGAAGAATGTTCACCTCATCGGGAACCCGAAGGATAGGATGATGAAAAAAGTAAGATTAAAGAAGCCTTGAAAGTTCATAAAGACCAATCAAAAGGTAAATTGCCTGTCCAAGAAGAAAATCCTTTGAAAAAGATGGTACTTCCTTTAACAAAACTTGATGAAAAACGACCATCTATCGTCGGATTTGTCCGTAGGGGCCGAGGTAGAACATGGGGAGTACTCAGAACTACAGAATGCGAAGGGCTTTGATCCAAAGCTTATAAACTACTCGTTAAAGCCGGATACAACCCAAGTGAAAACCTTACCTTGAGTAAACTCCCCTCAGGAGTTTCTAACAAACAAGCGGCTCTTGAAGAAAATGCGCGTACTGTTCAAAAAACTCGACCAGGCCTTGGGTTCATTCCAAAAAGTCCCATCCGCATTGCCATCAAAAGAGTCAGCCTCAACTATATTGCTGAAGATGAGTACTCGTCAAACACCGTTGttgacaaacaaaataaaaaggaTCAACGAGTGTCTGTCTTTGATAGGCTGGGCCAACGTAAAAGGCAAAGGAATCAACAAAAATTGAACTTTTCCAAGCATTTGCGTGAGGCTCATAATCAGCAAACCCCAAAAATATTGCGAAGTTTGATTCCATCCCGCATGAAGCGATGCACCACATTGATTATATCATGCGATAAGATCCTGAAGGCTAAGATGCAAACAGTGATTTACACTCAAACTCAAAAGGATGAGGATGATACAGAAAGTGTTGCTTcttgtcacatcacttcaaatgAAGAAGAAAATTCATTAGAGGAAGATGCTGAAATTGCTCcccttgaacttgaagaaggGGTAAAAGCCACTGTTGATGAACTAAAAGAGATTAATCTAGGCGACGATGATAAACCGAGACCAATCTACCTCAGCGCCCTATTGTCCATCAATGAAGAGGAAGCATATATCGAGCTACTGCATAAGTTTAGAGATATATTTGCATGGTCCTACAAAGAAATTTCTGGGCTGGATCCGAAAGTGGTTGTTCATCACTTAGCTGTTAAAAAGGGATCTCGACCTATCAAGCAAGCTCAACGAAGGTTCCGCCCTGAGTTAATCCCTCCAATCGAAACTGAGATTAACAAACTCATTGAGGTTGGAATCATCCGTGAAGTCAAGTATCCTACATGGATATCCAGCATAGTTCCTGTAAAGAAAAAGAATGGACAAATTTGGGTTTGTGTTGACTTTCGAGATCTGAATAATGCATGCCCAAAAGATGACTTTCCGTTacctatcactgaactcatgaTTGATGCAACTATGGGTCACGAAGCATTGTCTTTCATGGATGGATCTTCTGGATATAATCAAATTCGCATTTCACACTCCAAAGGGTATATATTGCTACAaagtaatgccatttggattaAAGAATGCTGGTGCCACTTATCAAAGGGCAATGCAGAACATTTTTGACGACATGTTACACAAAAATGTCGAATGCTATGTTGATGATGTGGTTGTTAAATCCAAACAGAGAAATAACCACTTGGAAGATTTAAGAAGAATTTTTGAGCGCGTAAGAAAGTACCAACTCAAGATGAATCCTTTGAAATGCGCATTCGGTGTCACATCAGGAAAATTCCTTGGATTTATTTTCCGGCATCGAGGGATTGAAATTGAGCAAGCCAAAATTGATGCAATCTTAAAAATGCCCGGACCTCGAAATATCCATGAGCTGAAAAGTTTGCAAGGAAAATTGGCATATATCAGGAGGTTCATCTCAAATTTGGTTGGGCGTTGTCAACCATTTAGCCGCCTCATAAAAAAAGAAGTTCCATTTAAGTGGGACGAATCTTGCGAGAATGCTTTCAAGAGCATTAAGGATTATTTGATGAAGCCTCCCGTGTTGGCAGCCCCGGTGCCTGAACGCCCATGAACCCTCTATATCACTGCTCAAGAGCGTTCCGTCGGAGCTTTATTAGCTCAAGATAATGATGATGGGAAGGAAACTGCACTATACTATTTGAGTAGAATGATGACGCCAAATGAATTGAACTACTCACCAATAGAGAAGTTATGCCTAGCCCTCATATTTGTCATTCAAAAGCTAAAGCACTACTTTCAAGCCCACACTGTCCGGCTTGTCTCAAAAGCAAACCCGCTAAAATATGTGATGTCAAGACCGGTTCTTTCTGATAGACTTGCAAGATGGTATCTCCAATTGCAgcaatttgaaattatatatgttCCTCAGAAGGCTGTCAAAGGGCAAGCATTAGCTGACTTTTTAGCTGACCACCCAATCCCTGCCGATTGGGAGCTATCTAATGAATTTTCGGATGAAGATGTTCTTGTAATTGAAGTTAAACCCCCATGGAAAATGTATTTCGATGGAGCTTCGAATAAGGAAGGAGCCGGTGCTGGAGTTATATTTGTGACATCTGACGGGGAAGTGTTGCCATACTCATTCACATTGACTCAAAATTGCTCCAATAATGTTGCTGAATATCAAGCTCTAATCCTTGGACTAAAAATGGCGGTCGATATAAAGCAATTGCATCTTCAAGTATATGGGGATTCGGCTCTGGTGATTAATCAGTTACTCGGATCATATGAAGTCAGAAAGCCTGAATTACTCCCATATCATAATTATGCTAGGAAGCTTATGGGGTGGCTCGGTGATGTGGAGATTGAGCATGTGCCGAGAAAAGACAATAAACAAGCTGATGCACTGGCCAAGCTTGCTTCTACAATTTCCATGCCAAACAATGAAGCTCGTGTGCCAATATATAAAAATTGGGTAGTACCGCCACTTTTTGAGGATGAGAGtgatgaagaaaaagaagatGATAACTACACTGTCGAAGTATTCGAAATTGAGAAAGAAGATTGGCGTCAAGCATTTGTCGATTACTTGAAGTATGAAAAATTGCCAAATGATCCGCGTCAAAGGGTAGACATTAGAAGACGCGCAGCGCGCTTCATCTACTACAAGGATACCTTATATAGGCGCTCATTTGATGGAGTCTTTTACGGTGTTTAGGAGATGAAGAAACCAGCCGAGCAATGGAAGAAGCTCATTCTGAAATTTGCGGAGCCCATCAATCAGGTCCAAAGCtacatttttgaataaaaagaatGGGTTATTACTGGCCAACAATGGTGAAAGATTGCATGGATTATGCACAAAGGTGTCAAGCTTGCCAGTACCATTCAAATTTCATTCACCAACCGCCTGAAGTGTTGCACCCTACAGTAGCCTCTTGGCCATTGGACGCATGGGGTTTAGACGTAGTTGGACCGCTGACTAAATCTTAAAGTGGGCATTTGTATATCTTGGCTGCAACAAACTATTTTTCTAAATGGGCTGAAGCAGTACCTCTCAAAGAAGTGAAGAAGGAAAATGTTGCTGATTTTATTAGCACCCACATTATATACCGATATGGAATTCCTCGGTACATGATCACAGATAATGGGAAACCTTTTTGCAACACTTTTATTGATAAGCTCTGCGAAAAAGTTCGGTTTCAAGCAAAGGAAGTCTTCTATGTACTATGCTGCTGCTAATGGTTTGGCCGAAGCTTTCAACAAAATCTTGTGTAATctcttgaaaaaaataattgcaAAATCAAAGAAAGACTGGCATGAAAGGATTGGAGAGGCTCTATGGGCATATGGAACAACTTACAGAACGCCTACTCAAGCAACTCCTTATGCATTGGTGTATGGTGTGGAAGCCGTCGTGCCACTCGAGCAACAAATTCCATCACTAAGGATAGCCATACAAGAAGGCTTGACAGAAGAAGAAAATGCACATTTGCGCCTCGAGGAGTTAGAAGCTCTCGATGAGAAAAGACTGGAAGCGCAACAAAGACTTGAGTGTTACCAAGCTCGTCTCTCTAGAGCTTTCAACAAAAAAGTGCGGTCACGCTCATTTGAAGTCGGTGATTTAGTACTCGCAGTGAGAAGGCCCATCATCACAACTCATCGAACTGAAAACAAGTTCACATCAAAATGGGATGGCCCATATGTTGTCAAAGAGGTTTATACTAATGGCGCATACAAACTGGTGGCCGAAGATGGCTTAAGGATTGGTCCCATAAACGGGAAATTCTTGAAGCGTTactatgcataaaataaataaaaaaaaaaaaagaactccTAACCCACACGAGTATAAACTGTGAACGCCCACCAAAGGTATTATATGTGGTTAAACTGTTATGTCCCCACCAATAGTGAATTCATGTGGTTAAACTGTATTTCTCCcacttatgatattttatgtggttaaaatattaaatccccACCTAGTCTAGGGTGGTTAAGAAATAGATACTCCTGGCCCACATGAGTATAAACTGTGCACGGTACCCCCcaaacaatcaaattttgaactaCGTTATGACTTGATCCCTATATTGGGTACATAGAAAACTTAGATATTTTCTAAGTGCAGTCATGAACTTGCTGTTTTCGTTTCCCATGAAATTATAATTCATTTATATTTCAAGTGgagtgtaaatatatatatatatatatatatatatatatatatatgaatcaaagaagcacatcTATAAACCTCTCAAAGTGATGTTCATTACAAAATATAAAAGGAAATGAAAGTCATAAACAAATTCTAAACAAAGGGACTAAATTTCTTCAAGTCTTCTTTGGCAACTTCAAGATGGATCGTCGACATCTTCAAATTCTCGACGGCCCCATCAACAAAAGGGGAAACATCTCCGATGGCAGTGACTTTTTCCTCAATCTTATGAACCTCCTCTTGAGCACTGGATAACAATCGTTGTTGTCTCTTTAAGGAAGCAGATAAAAtcttctttctcttcttcaAATCATCAAGTTCCTTAGTAAGGCGCTCCAACTCCTCATGAGTAGATTGAACTTGACTTGTCTCTTTGCTCTCCCTAGTCTTAGCAGCATCAAGACGATCTTTGGATTCACTCAGTTGTTGTGCAAGAATCTCCTGGGCAGCCTGTTCGGAAGATTTTGACCGGGATTCATCAAATGCAGCAGCTTTGTCAAACAATGATCCCAATAACTTTTCCAAACCAGAGAAATCAAAATCATGGAAAGTATTCATGGTATCAAGCACCAAGAACACGTCGCCTTTGAGAGAAGAGATACAATCAATTGAAATATTCATTATCTTTTCACGAAGGTCGACCCACAGTCTTTGAAGAAATTCTTTCTGGtgatcaaataaaaatttccCTCCATCAAATGCAAGAAGGGCAGCAGGCTTGGGAGTTGCATTAGGAATCGCCAGAATAGAACCTTCTTTTGGTATAGGTTCACCGGCTGAAAGAATTTCAAGTGATGTGTTCGGTCCCATGATCGATTTTTGGCTGCCTTGTGAACCATGAGTATCATCAACATTCAATAACTCTTTCTCCacctaaaaaaaaaagtaatgaCAAAAGGGTTTGAtggaaaatacaaaaaataaaaaaaataagagaaaggaagtttcttaaaaaaaaaataaaaaaaattacctcTCCCACAAAGCTTCCCACAAGTCTCGGGTCTCTGATTACACTATCAATGTCAATAACTCTTGGCTCGGAAGGATTAGAGGTCTTTTTGGCCCTTTTCCAATGATGGTCTGCAGTACTACTCTCACCATCTTGAAAGTCTTTTCTCTTGTTTATCTCTAAAAGTTCGATTGCACGAGCACTATGATCTTTGGGACGAGAGTCTTCACCGAGAAACCCATTTTCATCCTCACAAACTTTACCTTCTCGCAAATTTTCACAAGGCTTCGAGATAGTTAAAATGGTAAAGTTTTCTTCCAAATAATTTCCATGAACTATTGTCCACCACTTCTTATACTCATCGGAGCAGAATCTCTTCGCATTTGGGGGCATGGATGGAAATTGCACTCTAGACATTGAGTTGGAAAGAGTAATCAACCGCCAAAAAAGAAGCCCTTCATCCAAAGAAGCTTTGCGGACGTCTCGAACAAGAACCCCTGGTGGTATTtgataaaatccaaactgacgACTGAAGCGGTGAGGACTATAAGGTTCAACCAAGAAGCGACTTCCTTGGCGCAAAGATAGATAGCAGGAACGGATGGCAATAAAATAATTCTGCTCAAGTTCCTCCGTGTTTCCATTATCAAGATATAAAAATTCTTTACTCCTTGTGATCATGGTGCAAGTCCAAGAAGCAAAATCTCCTTTGTGAATTCTTTTGCGAGCTTCAATTGAATCATAATGTTTTGCGCTCCCTTCGCCGGAAAAAGTCGCCATTTTTGGACCACATGCTCCTTGCCAAACTTGGGTGTGAGTCTTAAAGTAATGCGCGAGCCAACCATAGATGAAGTGTGTAGGAAAAGTCGCACATGCACGAGATGGATTTGAAGAAGCAGCAGTTTTGTTGAGGCCTCGATAAATGCTCGTCAATGTTGGAATAGCAAGACCCACCTTCCGCCCACTAGCTATGATGCTTGCCATCTTGAAAGTACTTGGACGAATAATTTTGGCACCACTTTGAGGAAGGACAAATACACATAACCAACAAGATACATATGTCGCCAAGTATGTCTCATTTTTTGAGTTGTCTCTGATTCCAAGCTTCGAAAATATAGCCTTCTCTGCAAGGGACCATTCTTCGTGTGTCTTGATATCGCCAAGTGGATTATATGTGGATTCAGGAGGCGCTGCCTTTTTATCTCTACGAGGGGGAGGTGAATGATACCGAAAATCCTtcttgaaccaaaatctaaccCACTGATCAATAGTCACTTGAGAGCATGGATCATCTTTTGAATTTCCTCGAAGAATGTGAAAAGCATGAAGTAAGTGATTGCATGATCGAGGAAAAAATCTACTACCCGCTTCATTAATGCCGGTGAGCTCCTTGGCACTAGGGACGACTTCATCATATAAATTTTCGGTGATAGACAGGCCCGATAAAGAGTGCAAATCCCACAAAAAAATAGATAATTCGCCATGTGAAGTCAATAATGTATTGTTGAGTGGACACCACGCCTCGCAAAATGCCTTCATAATGTTGGAATCTCGATCATATGTGAATAATGAAGCATAAACTGGGTCATATATTTGTGCCGCTCGAAGCCTATGATCGCATCGATTAAGAATATCTTCAGTCCACTCCCAATAGCCTTTGATGTAATGAAATTCGCCAATAAATTGGAGTGTGTCATCCCACCTTGCCTTGCCTTCAATAATACGTCTTCCCAATGATGGCAATGGAACATGCTCTTGCAGTTGCTGATGGTGAGTAGACCGCAAAGCCCAAACTTTAGAATTCTTGGTGAAAGGAGTCTTGATGGACCACTCGGGAGCATAAAGCAAGTTTGTCAATCGCGGCCATGGTTTTGCATAACGACCGGCCACAGGCTCATCAACAATCAAAATAGTGTCTTTCTCTTCCGGTTGACCTTCGTCATCAAGAATCATCAAACGTTGAGTGTAGGAAGAAGAAGATGTGTCCTTGAAAAAGACCATTGTACTacctaaaaacaaaacaaaaaaacaaaattaataaaaaatattgttaatatgtaaacaataacataaaaataataataataaatgaaaaCTTAAATACGTATAAGAttgtaaataataatattgtttTGAAAACgtgtatataaataattataaactaGTAATAAAGGTAATCAAATATATATGACTAAattcataac comes from Henckelia pumila isolate YLH828 chromosome 4, ASM3356847v2, whole genome shotgun sequence and encodes:
- the LOC140860484 gene encoding uncharacterized protein; the protein is MTPNELNYSPIEKLCLALIFVIQKLKHYFQAHTVRLVSKANPLKYVMSRPVLSDRLARWYLQLQQFEIIYVPQKAVKGQALADFLADHPIPADWELSNEFSDEDVLVIEVKPPWKMYFDGASNKEGAGAGVIFVTSDGEVLPYSFTLTQNCSNNVAEYQALILGLKMAVDIKQLHLQVYGDSALVINQLLGSYEVRKPELLPYHNYARKLMGWLGDVEIEHVPRKDNKQADALAKLASTISMPNNEARVPIYKNWVVPPLFEDESDEEKEDDNYTVEVFEIEKEDWRQAFVDYLKYEKLPNDPRQREMKKPAEQWKKLILKFAEPINQIMGNLFATLLLISSAKKFGFKQRKSSMYYAAANGLAEAFNKILCNLLKKIIAKSKKDWHERIGEALWAYGTTYRTPTQATPYALVYGVEAVVPLEQQIPSLRIAIQEGLTEEENAHLRLEELEALDEKRLEAQQRLECYQARLSRAFNKKVRSRSFEVGDLVLAVRRPIITTHRTENKFTSKWDGPYVVKEVYTNGAYKLVAEDGLRIGPINGKFLKRYYA